A genomic stretch from Budorcas taxicolor isolate Tak-1 chromosome 15, Takin1.1, whole genome shotgun sequence includes:
- the LOC128059964 gene encoding LOW QUALITY PROTEIN: olfactory receptor 8K1-like (The sequence of the model RefSeq protein was modified relative to this genomic sequence to represent the inferred CDS: deleted 2 bases in 1 codon) produces the protein MEKHNHTVMHKVTEFVLTGITDSPELKAPLFGIFLVIYLVTVTGNLGMVILTHWDSKLHTPMYFFLRHLSITDLGYSTVIGPKMMVNFVVHKNTISYNWCATQLAFFETFIITELFILSAMAYDRYVAICKPLLYVVIMAQKVRWGLVLTPYLYSTFVSLFLTIKLFQLSFCGSNVIRYFYCDSVPLISLLCSDTHELELIILIFSGCNLLCSLLIVLVSYMFILVAVLRMNSSKGRYKAFSTCSSHLTAVVVLLFYGTLLFMYLQPKSSHTFAVDKMASVFYTLVIPMLNPLIYGLRNKEVKDALRRTLTNRCKILN, from the exons ATGGAGAAACACAACCATACTGTGATGCACAAGGTGACTGAATTTGTTCTTACGGGGATCACAGACAGTCCTGAGCTGAAGGCGCCTCTCTTTGGAATCTTCCTGGTCATCTACTTGGTCACAGTGACAGGAAATCTGGGTATGGTTATCCTGACCCATTGGGACTCCAAGCTACATACTCCCATGTACTTTTTCCTAAGACATTTGTCAATTACTGATCTTGGTTACTCCACTGTCATTGGCCCAAAAATGATGGTCAACTTTGTGGTGCACAAAAATACTATTTCCTACAATTGGTGTGCCACCCAACTGGCGTTCTTTGAGACTTTTATTATCACCGAACTCTTCATTCTATCAGcaatggcctatgaccgctatgtaGCCATCTGCAAACCTCTGCTCTACGTGGTCATCATGGCACAGAAAGTGCGTTGGGGGCTGGTGCTCACTCCCTACCTCTACAGCACCTTCGTGTCTCTATTTCTCACCATCAAGTTATTTCAATTGTCCTTCTGTGGCTCTAATGTCATCAGATATTTTTACTGCGACTCTGTCCCTCTGATATCTCTGCTCTGTTCTGACACACATGAGTTAGAATTGATCATCTTGATCTTTTCAGGCTGCAATTTGCTCTGTTCCCTCTTGATTGTTCTTGTATCCTATATGTTCATTCTTGTGGCTGTTCTCAGAATGAACTCAAGCAAGGGGAGATAcaaagccttctccacctgtAGTTCCCATCTGACAGCGGTGGTCGTG CTACTGTTCTATGGAACATTACTGTTTATGTACCTGCAACCCAAGTCCAGCCACACTTTTGCTGTTGATAAAATGGCCTCTGTGTTTTACACTCTGGTGATCCCTATGCTCAATCCATTGATCTATGGTCTAAGGAACAAAGAAGTAAAAGATGCTCTGAGGAGAACTTTAACTAATCGATGCAAAATTCTCAACTAA
- the LOC128060912 gene encoding LOW QUALITY PROTEIN: olfactory receptor 1052-like (The sequence of the model RefSeq protein was modified relative to this genomic sequence to represent the inferred CDS: deleted 1 base in 1 codon), with the protein MAAENFTVVTEFILLGLTDNAELKVILFVLFLVIYVITLVGNLGMIFLIQITPKLHTPMYFFLSCLSFVDACYSSVIGPKLLISFLVVRQTISFSACIVQHLFFGVFITTEGFLLSVMAYDRYVAIVNPLLYAAAMSKRKSVGLVTGSLVGGMINSLTHTISFGRLSFCRSNVISHFCDVAPLLKLSCSDTSMNELLLLTFSGVIAVATLLIVIISYTFVAVAILRIRSAAGRQKAFSTCASHLTAVTIFYSTLSFNYIQPSSQYSVEQEKVVSVFYRLVIPMLNPLIYSLRNKEVKGAVRRVIEIKHLSC; encoded by the exons ATGGCTGCAGAGAATTTTACGGTTGTTACTGAATTTATTCTTTTGGGACTGACAGACAATGCTGAGCTGAAAGTTATTCTTTTTGTATTGTTCCTGGTGATTTATGTTATTACTTTGGTGGGGAATCTGGGCATGATCTTCTTAATCCAAATCACCCCCAAGCTCCACACacccatgtactttttcctcagCTGCCTTTCATTTGTGGATGCCTGTTATTCATCTGTGATTGGACCAAAATTGCTGATCAGCTTCCTAGTTGTGAGGcaaaccatctccttctctgcctgcatAGTG CAGCATTTGTTTTTCGGGGTGTTCATCACCACAGAAGGCTTCTTGCTGTCCGTGATGGCTTACGACCGTTATGTGGCCATTGTCAACCCTTTGCTTTACGCTGCAGCCATGTCTAAGAGGAAGTCTGTGGGACTGGTCACTGGATCACTCGTTGGTGGAATGATCAATTCACTGACCCACACCATAAGCTTTGGGAGATTGTCTTTCTGCAGGTCCAATGTCATCAGTCACTTCTGTGATGTCGCCCCACTGCTGAAGTTGTCATGTTCTGATACCTCCATGAACGAGCTGTTGCTCCTAACCTTCTCTGGAGTCATTGCTGTGGCCACCCTCTTGATTGTGATCATTTCCTACACCTTCGTAGCTGTTGCTATCCTGAGGATCCGCTCAGCAGCAGGCAGACAGaaagccttctccacctgtgccTCTCACCTGACCGCTGTGACCATATTCTACAGCACCTTGAGTTTTAATTACATTCAGCCAAGTTCCCAGTATTCTGTAGAACAAGAGAAGGTGGTTTCAGTGTTCTATAGACTGGTGATTCCCATGTTAAACCCACTGATTTACAGTCTGAGAAACAAAGAGGTAAAGGGTGCTGTGAGAAGGGtcatagaaataaaacatttgtcaTGCTAA
- the LOC128060255 gene encoding olfactory receptor 8K5, translated as MDQQNRSALTEFILMGVTKQPELQVPLFGVFLIIYTITVVGNLGMIIITQVDSRLHKPMYFFIRHLAFIDLGNSTVICPKMLVNFVVDQNTISYYACATQLAFFLMFIISEFFILSAMAYDRYLAICNPLLYNVIMSQRLCLMLVGIPYLYSTFQALMFTIKIFTLTFCGSNVIGHFYCDDVPLLLMLCSNAQEIALLIILFSAFNLISSLLVILMSYILILIAVFQMRSAESRKKAFSTCGSHLMVVVVFYGSLLFMYMKPNSTHSFDTDKMASVFYTLVIPMLNPFIYSLRNKEVKSAFQMVLKNKCKLCI; from the coding sequence ATGGACCAACAGAATCGATCAGCACTGACTGAATTCATTCTGATGGGGGTCACAAAGCAGCCTGAGCTTCAGGTTCCCCTTTTTGGGGTCTTCCTCATCATCTACACAATCACAGTGGTGGGAAATCTGGGCATGATCATCATAACTCAAGTGGATTCCCGGCTACACAAACCTATGTACTTTTTTATCAGACACCTGGCTTTCATTGATCTTGGCAATTCTACTGTCATTTGTCCCAAGATGCTGGTGAATTTTGTTGTGGATCAAAATACCATTTCCTATTATGCATGTGCCACACAGTTGGCTTTCTTCCTTATGTTCATTATCAGTGAATTTTTTATCTTGTCagccatggcctatgaccgctactTGGCTATCTGCAACCCTCTGCTGTACAATGTTATCATGTCCCAGAGACTTTGTCTTATGCTGGTAGGCATTCCCTACCTCTACAGTACCTTTCAGGCCCTCATGTTTACTATTAAGATTTTTACATTGACTTTTTGTGGCTCTAATGTCATCGGTCATTTCTACTGTGATGATGTTCCCTTGTTGCTTATGCTCTGCTCAAATGCACAAGAAATAGCGTTGTTGATCATACTGTTTTCAGCATTTAATTTGATCTCTTCCCTCCTGGTCATCCTAATGTCCTACATACTGATCCTGATAGCCGTATTTCAAATGCGTTCTGCAGAGAGCAGGAAAAAAGCTTTCTCCACATGTGGTTCTCATCTGATGGTGGTGGTTGTGTTCTATGGGTCTCTACTATTTATGTATATGAAGCCCAACTCCACTCACTCTTTTGATACAGATAAAATGGCCTCTGTGTTTTATACTTTAGTGATTCCCATGCTTAACCCCTTCATCTACAGCTTAAGGAACAAAGAAGTAAAAAGTGCCTTCCAAATGGTCTTAAAGAATAAGTGCAAACTTTGTATCTAA